The genomic interval GTCACCGCCTGGATCGCGGCGCAATGGAAGAAGAGCGGAAGGCGGCAGTTGACGGTCGCCGCTTCGCGCGCCAAGGGCCGCGCCGCGGAGACCGCGCGCGCCGCCGCCGGGCCCATTCGTCTCGCCGCGATGCTCCGGATCGATCTGTCCGAAGCGGGCGCCGACCGCTTGTCGAAGGAGCTGCTGCCGCGCCTCGCGCGCGCGCTGGGCAAACCGAGGCCGCTGTTCGCGCCGCGCTGGACCGGCGAGGCGCTGCTGGTGGCCTATCAGGCGACGGCGGCCGCCGCGGCCGCAGCGCATGCCGCCGCCGCGTCGCTGGCCGATGCCGGAGGCGTGCGCATCGCCGGTCACTATGCCAGCGTCCGCCAGGCCGACGACGTTTTCAGCGGCAAGCCGTTCCTCGCCGGCCCCGCCACCCGGCTTCTCGAACGGATGGTCCGCTCCGTTCCGCCCGGCGCGATCCATCTGAGCGAGGATTTCGCGGCGGCGCTGCATGCCGGCGCCGGCCATCCGCATACCGAATATGTCGGCGATCTCGACGCCGAGGGGTCCGACGAACCCGTGCGCCTGTTCGCGCTGAAATCCTAGACCGTCAGGTCCTGCAGTGCGCGGGGCGACACGATCGTCAGTTCTTTGGCGCTGCGGCGGATGATGCCGCGCCGCTCCAGCGCGTTGATCGTGCGCGACACGGTCTCGCGCGTGGAGCTGACCCGCGTCGCCAGCGCCGCGAGGACCGGCGGCGGACGGATGGTCCGGCCGTCGCCCAGCCGCGCCAGCCGCAGCAATTCGGCATGGATCCGACCCGCCGCCGACAACGTGGTGCTCTCCACGATCCGCGCCGACGAGGCGCGCAACTGCTTGAGCAGCACGCGCGAGACGACCAGCCCGACGCAGCTATGGGCGTCGATCAGCGCCAGGAAGTCCGAAGCGCCGAACACCGCGGTCCGCACCTCCTCGACCGCCACGACGTCCGCGTCCTCCGGGGCCGGCTCGGCGAGCGCCCCGAAGAAGTCGCCGCGCAGGAATTCGCGCAGCAGCACCGCCTGTCCCTCGCCGCCATAGGTCACGGCATGGGCGCGCCCGATGACGAGAAGATAGGTCGCGTCCGCGCGGTCGCCCTGTCGAAGGATAATCGCGCTCAGCGGATAGCGGCGGTCGATGGCGCGGCGTCCGATGCTTGCGGCGACATCGGCCGGGCAACCGAAAGTCTCCCGCAGAAACGCAAGCATGCCGGTGTCCAAAGGCAGCCCCATTCGCGATTGATCGATGCGGTCGAGATTGGCTGTGACAACATGAATAGACAAGGCCGGCGCCGGGGCGCGACCGGTTGCAATTTGACACCCGCCGCCCCCGTCTTGATTGCGAATCAAAATTCCGATTTGTAGGGCCCATCCGTCGATGGGCGGTTCGGCGCGAACCGGGCGGGAAGCGTCTGCCGGTCGCGGCAGGCATGCGGCGACCAGCGCGAGGACCACGGCCATGGCAGGGGTGTACCGGATTTTCGGCTCGGAGATGTCGCCCTATTCGGTGAAAGTGCGGTCCTATTTCCGCTACAAGGCGATCCCGCATGAATGGATCGCACGCCGCCCGGCGGTCGAGGAGGAATACAAGAAATACGCGCGGCTGCCGATCGTGCCGACCGTCGCCACGCCGGACGATGAGGGCATCCAGGACTCCACGCCGATTTTGGAGCGGCTGGAAGCCGCGTATCCCGAGCCTTCGATCCATCCCGCCGATCCCGCGCTGAAATTTCTGTCCCGCCTCTTCGAGGAATTCGGCGACGAATGGGGCAACAAGCTGATGTTCCATCATCGCTGGTGGGCGCCGGTCGACCGGCAGGCTTCGGCGCAGATCCTGGCGCGGCTCAACCTGCCTCATGGCAGCGCGGACGACATTGCCGGCCTTGCGACGATGATCCTGGCCCGCATGTCGGGCCGCGGCGGCTTCGTCGGCTCGAGCGCCGAGACCGCGCCGCTCATCGCCGCGTATTATTTCGAGCTGCTAGATCTGCTCGAACCGCATCTGCAGGCCCGCAAATACCTCTTCGGCGCGCGCCCGGCCTTCGGCGATTTCGGGCTGGCCGCCCAGCTCTACGAATCCTCGATCGATCCGACCTGCGGCGGCATCATCCGTGCGCGGGGACCGCATGTGCTCGACTGGTGCTACCGCATGAACGAGCCGCGCAACGACGGCGGCTTCGAGGACTGGGAGACGCTGAAGCCGACCATGGAGCCCCTGCTGCGCTATGTCGGCCGCTACTTCCTTCCCTGGACCCGGGCGAACGCCGCGGCGCTCAAGGCGGGAGCCGCGCAATTCTCCGTCGATCTCGACGGCAAGGCGTATGTGCAAGCTCCCCAGAAATATCACGCCAAATCGCAGGGCGTCCTGGAAGAGGCCTTCCGGGCGGTGGCGGACAAGCAGGCGCTCTTGCCGATCCTCGAAGCCGCCGACTGCCTGCGCTATCTGGCCTGACTGCTGTCTTGCTGAAACTGACTGTTTCGTCTATTTTTGACTAGATAGTCATAACATCGCGAGCGGGATGGAACAGGCCGATACCCGTCAGACGCGGCGCCGTGCGCGGACGCGCGGCGCGCTGCTCGCCGCCGCCGAGGAGCTGTTCGCGGCACGCGGCCCCGATGCCGTGAGCGTGGACGAGATCGTGGCCGGCGCGGATGTGGCCAAGGGGTCGTTTTACAATCACTTCTCCGACAAGAACGATCTCGCCCGCGAAGTCATGCTCGGCGTGCGCGGCGAGATCGAACGCCAGGTGATCGAAGCGAACCGCGGCATCGTGGACCCTGCCGCGCGCGTCGCCCGGGCGCTGTGCGTCTTCGCGCGCTACGCCCTTGAGCGGCCCGACCGCGCGCGCAGTCTCCTGCACTTGTCGCGCAA from Rhizomicrobium sp. carries:
- a CDS encoding Crp/Fnr family transcriptional regulator; this encodes MLAFLRETFGCPADVAASIGRRAIDRRYPLSAIILRQGDRADATYLLVIGRAHAVTYGGEGQAVLLREFLRGDFFGALAEPAPEDADVVAVEEVRTAVFGASDFLALIDAHSCVGLVVSRVLLKQLRASSARIVESTTLSAAGRIHAELLRLARLGDGRTIRPPPVLAALATRVSSTRETVSRTINALERRGIIRRSAKELTIVSPRALQDLTV
- a CDS encoding glutathione S-transferase family protein, giving the protein MAGVYRIFGSEMSPYSVKVRSYFRYKAIPHEWIARRPAVEEEYKKYARLPIVPTVATPDDEGIQDSTPILERLEAAYPEPSIHPADPALKFLSRLFEEFGDEWGNKLMFHHRWWAPVDRQASAQILARLNLPHGSADDIAGLATMILARMSGRGGFVGSSAETAPLIAAYYFELLDLLEPHLQARKYLFGARPAFGDFGLAAQLYESSIDPTCGGIIRARGPHVLDWCYRMNEPRNDGGFEDWETLKPTMEPLLRYVGRYFLPWTRANAAALKAGAAQFSVDLDGKAYVQAPQKYHAKSQGVLEEAFRAVADKQALLPILEAADCLRYLA
- a CDS encoding TetR/AcrR family transcriptional regulator; its protein translation is MEQADTRQTRRRARTRGALLAAAEELFAARGPDAVSVDEIVAGADVAKGSFYNHFSDKNDLAREVMLGVRGEIERQVIEANRGIVDPAARVARALCVFARYALERPDRARSLLHLSRNATDPDAEVNEGVRHDVSAGLAAGRFGGESRDAAILLVMGAAQAAFQRALDADAATARKTVTGLVALLLRGLGVRLAEAQSIAAAAASDILTRKDRS